One Vespula vulgaris chromosome 7, iyVesVulg1.1, whole genome shotgun sequence genomic window, CACGAAGTAGCTGCAACAAAGAGTAACGCTACCATTATGCTCACGGAAGAAGCAAACGAGAAGCTACTATATATTCTTCATCCTCCTGCTCCCATCtcattctctgtttctcttcttctcttcttcttttacttcttctcgTCCGTCTTCTGCGAGGTAATATAGAGGTCGTGGTATTTTAAACGACGAGAAAGTCATTGTCCAGCTCGCAGTCGAAGACCCTTTGTTCCAAACCACTCGAACCTTTTAATCGTCTTTTCTTTACGatcgtttgattttttcttttcctttgagAAAATAagctccccccccccctctctctctctctttattttgttctctCAGCTTCTTCGTTTTACTACACTTTCTCGTTAAAATAGCAGTAGAGATCGTGAAAAGGGGAACACGATATAATCGTCGCTTGAAACAATGGCGACCGTTGGGCCCACGATGTTTCCTCGTcaaatcgagagagaaagaaacggaaaaaaaattaaaagagtaAGAGGAAACAAGGAACAAGTTCCGTGGGCGTTCCCCGCCCCTAATGTTATCTTATAATGCTCATGAAAATGATTTAGGAACGCGTTCGAATCACACAAAAGAGTCTGAAAGTGCGTTGACCGTCCTTTCGGGAGACCCGAACTCATCGGACTCGTGCCCTTGAAATTCCTCGTACGATTCGTGTCCGTGTTCTttcttcgagagagaaagatttctaGATAATCGTTCGGATAATCGTTTAGATCTTCCACCACCCTTTTCTCGATCTTCTCGTTATAAACtcgattaaacattttttcgaatctcgatattatatatttttttctttttttaaatccgtTCGGCAACGACATCTTTCTCAATTCTGATCTGAACTATCGAACTGTTGCGTTTTACGGATCTTTGAAAGCAGAAGCTTTCTCCCTGCTTTAAAACGGCTTTATCTCTCCTGCTCGTTTTAACGATGCCATCGTGCAACTTTGTAATCAACCTagtatccttctttcttctttctttttttttctttttctttttgtctttatcCCCGTATCTCTGGCGATACGGCGTTAGCTCGGCGTAAAGTACGTTTGGAACTACCTATAGATAACTCGACATCCACCCACGGACACTTTGCGACGAAGAAGTTTCAggtttcgttcgttccttcttcgaaatgaaaaagaaaaagaaagagcaaacGTTTGGCTGAGGATTACAGATGTCTACCTCCTAGATGTTGTATGCAAATTTCTACCTTTTATCTCTGCACCAGCAGACACGTTAAGCTATATAAATCATACTCCGCGTTTCATGacaaaaatgagagagagagagagagagagagagagagagatccaaATGGCTATAGGAGAGTTGAAAAATACGTCAGGCAAAACGGTAAATATTGTCACCTTTTTACTCGGTGCAACGTTCAACGGCGAAACTGAATTTGTTCGACCGACAGTTTCGAACTCGAAAACCGGCCCGTACGTTTCCATTTTCGGGATTTGCATTATTTGGTGTTACacgaaaaaggaataaaaagacgagaaagagagaaagaaagagacaaggaTAGGGAAAAAAAGTCCTTCTCGTACATTGGACTCGACCCAACTTTTCTTCCATCCCATTATTCACAAtgaaatacattttcttttttttccttctccttttaatTCCTACCGTCGAAACATGAatgtaagaattatttattaaactttcttgCGCGGATtggaggaaacaaaaaagtccGCATCGGATCGATTTACTTTCTCTTCCGACTCGCGTTTGAAATCAACATACTACACttgcatacataaataaaaagcaagGAGAAGATCAAAGAGGAAATCTTGACGTAGTGTTTGGCATAGATCCCTATGATCGTTTCGTGTCCTCGAAGTTCGCAATGCGTCTCGAGTATTTCCCCGGGAGAAACAGCCTACCCTCTGCGTCGATGATGTAGAGGTCGTTGTTGctgtgttgttgttgttgttataggagtagtagtagtagtagtagtagtagagtagtagtagtagtagtaaactGTCGGACATATaactctctcgctctctcgcatCTCTCGCGACGGTCGACGTAAGAGGACAGGCAACGAGCGAACGATAAAACGAACGGTAGCCCGCGATAGATCACACACAGAGCTTGGCCCGTTTACTGGCACGTAACGAAGACGGTCACGCGAGCTCACGAGCTCGTGCATAATGACCGTGATCTACGGGGCCGTGTAGCAACGAGAGCAATACCAGTGGTAGCAGTAacgacgacaaagacgaccgacgagcgagcgagcgagcgaacgagcgaacgagcgaccGAACGTTACCTTCCATTATTCGAACGGAACGAACCGcaaccgagagagagagagagagagagagagagatggccCGAGGCGTGTCGGCCTCGAGACATCGGTAGAGGAACTCGATCGCCTAATGGGACTCGAATTATCGCTCCTGAATTGGCCTAGGAAAATTTGCACGCGACTTCCTTCTCCACCTTTTTAACGTTCCCTTAGTTTCTTCGTATCCCTAAGCGATCGCGTTCGCAAAGACGTCCTTCGAATTATAATGACTATCAGAAATTTTGACGCGCTTCGTGTTTCGTTCTCgtaattcattttatctttgCTTACTTTAGGTTCGTcgagtaaaaaaggaaaggagaaaagaaaagaaaaaaaaaaaaagataacaccGGCTTTGTTAAAACTTTGTTGTACTTAGTCGGTGTAAGTCAAGGCAAAACTTGGCAATAGAAAAAAACCTCCTCGGGcactttcctttttacttctCGTTCGCAAAACATCCGTTTACATAGGGTCGATCGAAATTAAAGGTCGACGTTGACGTAAGGAAACTCGTGCTTCGcattctcttgctctctctctctctctccccctctctctctctcttttgtcaCCCTTCGAGCGATTcgcaactttttctttttctttccttttttttccttttttcctcgtaGAGTGCACGATCGAGACCGTCGATGGAAGTACGTCCGTGAGCGGTTTTTAATCAAAAGGTGAAATCAAAAGAACCGTGGTGCTGTTGGTGCCGATTGTGAGAGGaagatagatcgatagatagatagatagatggatggatagatagaaagaaagaaagatagatagatagatagatagatagatagataactaCGAAGTGGAAAGATCGAACGGTGGCTATCGATGCGCAGGGAACGGGTCGACTTCCTGTCAAACATTTTCACGAAAACGATCGTGGCCATTAGTGGAAGGAGAAGGTGAAATAacaaggaagaggagagagagagagagaggggagagagatgaaagagagaaagatagtggAAATAGCAGCAAAAGCTTCTGAACTTTAGcgtgcgcgcgcacgcgcgcgtttgtgtgtgcgtgtattgTGTGGGTGTCTGTGCAGGTATGTAATGATTCCGCCTAAGggtggaaaaaatattttggagATCGAACAGTTTTTCTATCGCTCGGTTGTCCGTATCCGAGAGgttttcgttgaaaaatcgTTGGGAgagtctctctctgtctctctctctcttaaaattaagagaggaaaagaggctCGAATGAGCCGATATATCTGGACCTCTGGTTGAAGAAGGCTTCGTAAGAGAACGAAGAGTAACTCGATCCttggagaaaaaaggaagaaaaggaagaagagaaagaattgtTGGTGAATCGAATCATCGAGATGGATGCCCTGGAATTGCAAGCTGCCCTGGTCAAGTTGGATCCGGCTACCACGGTGACGCCGATCACTTCGAACGTCAAACTGATGTCTCATCATCGTATCGCCTTCGCCGtggacgtcgacgacgacgatctgACCCTAAGGAATTCTTCGGAGGTCGACGAAAAACAGTCGAGCGGTGGTTGCTCCAGCGAACATCAGCAGAGTTCTGCATCGACTACGACGGGGACGGGTACGACGGGGACGAGGAAACTTCAAAACGCGAATTGCGGCGCTAGTCTGACCGTGACTACTCATCAGAATCATCAGACCAGCCAACAACAGATGGGTATGTCCAAGTGTAATCTCGTCGAGGTCAGGTGACGCCAGCCCTGCTTCGGCGTTAACATGATTTATCATACCTATCCGCCGCACCGGGGTAGCAAGCACCACGGTAAACATCATGCGAAGGAGAAGAGACATCATCATCACACTATGCATCATCAGCATCATAGAGCTCATGTGGTAAGTCACGTATTGTCTCGTGATCAACGACGATCCTCGGTGAATCGACAAAGACTACttttccctctcctctctctctctctctctcgaggaTTCTAATTCTATTAAAATCTATGCGCATCCTACCAAGGACACGAAACGCACAATGAGGAGACGAATGTCTTTGAGATCGATCGCTATCTCTTTGATATTTCTCATGACGAAGGAGTCTCTATTCTTAGAAATGCATTCTTACGATATAAGCATTTATTACGGAATAAAGATaggttttattatttttttttctctcaaagaGACCTTAGCGTAGGATAAAAGACTTGTATCTTTTAAAtagcaagagaaaagaaaagaaaaccaaagaACGCTTTCGCAGTTCACGGTTCAAACTGTAACAGACTCGCTACAGAGATTTCGAGGGAAGATCTTCCCGATCCGTATCTAATCTCGCGACAGGTCTAGGAGTTTGCGCTCGCAAACACGGCGAATGTGTATCACCGAGTCAGCGAACAATGCGATATGCGTTCTCCGAGTGGCATTtcgcaacagcaacagcaacagcaacagcaatgGCAACGGTAACGGCACAACCTTGTACCCTATTGCACATAATTCGATGTAGAGGGACGAGCATGTTCCGTGACAGAACATGTTTAGGtatttgtgtttgtgtgtacgtatgcAAGTATCTCAAGGGAGAAGCCTCGCGTTCGCAGTTAACCGAGGTATAATCGGTCCATCGCAGCATTCGAGTATCGCTCGAGATCGCTAACGCTTAATAGATGCGCTATTCCCTCTTCCCttcctctccccctccctcttcCTTTCGCTCTCTCATCGTGGCTCTTGTCGATTTCAAGTACAGGTGCATATACATGCACGAGTAGTACAGCAAATACTTAACAATTAATAGTCTCCCTTTACTCTTtgtcgaaattttttaattaattttgccTGGTAGTAAATATTTCCCGCTGATTGGtggataattatatattaattttgcgtttaataatttatcgttatcgaatggtttaatggaacctctctctctctctctctctctctttctctttatctatttatttatctatctatctatctatctctgacCACACGTTTTCATCAACGTGAGACTCGAAGGGagttgataatttatttttaatgcgCTCGATATATCCACTCTTTAATGAATTGCGAGAGAAATACATTGTCGTTACCTCGCCGTTTAATGGGAAACGCGAGcgatcagaaaaaaaagttcgTCGTGAGGCATTAGCTCAgaaattattctctttcgaGTCGTTCATGCGCGTACACATCGCTATCGGAAAATCACCCTTCGTCGTGTAAAATGTACTCCGAGATTGCATTACGTTCGATCCTTTTGAATAAGATCACAATTTGAGTAAAGTAAAGATTACAAAATCGACGAGAAATttagagaaatatttgttCGACAAATATGGTCTTTTTTATCGGTCGGAATCGTATTGGACGTTCTGTCTACATATATTTGCAACACAAACGAGCACGAACGAAGCGAATATAAAACGTCACTCGTTATCGAAAAATACGTAGTTCTTGGTTCAGACGATTCGGAATTCATACTCGACGAGGTAAACTTTGGAGAAAAATCGAGACAAAGCGTCGCATCTATCGCAAAGTAAAAGAGCGTTCTGGTTTGGCGCGAAGAGCTGAACGATGTTACGCGAAACTCGTTTGCCGAAGCACGTATGGCACGTTCGAGGGCGTGCtgcataaattttcttatgaCTGCGTTTCCGAGTCACGCACCCTTGAGCGACATACGAGCGACGCAACGAGATCGTGTCCGAGACGTATCTAACGCGCATGAaactcctccttcttttttcttcccttttctctctccctttgcctctctctctctctctctgtttctctttcttcttcatccgctacttcttcttcttcatcttcatcttctttttcttcgtcctcgtcatcTCTGCTCAACTCGGCCAGTTCCCTTCGagagatacacacatacatgtccCGTTCGCACATGAAAGACGATGCAGTATAAACCGATAAAgaccgtttctttttctgaatCCATAGAAGTCAGCTCGTTAGAGATGATAAATGCGGTCACGCGaactcgtttttctcttttacgcgTCGTTCGATCGTCTCCAATCTCCCTAATAATAATCTTCGATCGTCATTAACTTTTTTAATGCGACTCGTCGTCGCATAGAACCGTCTGCGGCCATTAATccttaataaattaattaatagataaagaTTCCACGAGACCTTTGagattttcttgaaattttaaagagacctctcgaacgaatcgaaatatACGAGGAACGAATGAAGCCGTCGGACGACGATGATCTGTATCTGGCACGACGTTGACGCATGCGAGTAACTCTAGACGCCGATCGAGACTCgcgatttcgttcgaacgagagAATAACGCGGTATAAGTTACGTCGGTCTAAAAACggagacgaaaagagagagagagagagagagaatatcaaCGTGGCACGATGCAATCTTCATAGGATTATCGATGCAAGAGGAATCAAGCATTTTTCTTTGTCcgcattgttttttttttttctttacaaacaCAATCGTAGAGTTTCTCGATTCACTATCGACTGATTCCTCCAAATGGTATTGGATTCTCGGAAgggactgagagagagagagagagtaaaagggTGTAGCAACATATAGAGACATATCTCTCATCGCGAACCACACACATACGATTTGCAACATGTACATGTAGCTAAATCTACAGATGGACAGagataaatggatagatatagatggagcaagagagagagagagagagattgggcGTCCGTTGGCGGACATTTCGCATGTACCGGGTGTTGCGCAGATCGATAGCACGGAGCCTGTAACTCGGCGGCCGTTTCCACCAGAGAAGCCTCTTTTTCCTATCCGTGCAACGACATATATGTCGGCAACACGTGCGAATTTGAACCGTGTATCGCTTCGTATACGCATTAgcatgtgtgtacgtacgtgtgtgcgtCCGTGTGTGCGTGTCTCTGCGGTACCCTTCGTTATCGGACGAATTGCCTGCGGCACGACTTTGGTCCGAAACGTCCACTCTCATATTTAGGGCGGTTCTCTACGACCAAAAGTGTCACCGTGTTCTCTTTCGCGCATGTACGCGCATAGACGGAGGGTGAAGTAAAAacagtaaaagagaaagagaagagaaaaaaaatgaaaagaggaaagggagaCCGTCACGGGGCGATATCGTGACCAGGGCCAGTCTTTCAATTAGAGACTTAAGCCCTGGATTTAACGTAGCTCGAAAGAATGGTCGGGCAACGTGTATACACGTGCTTACACGCGCGTGAGAGATTTAAgtctttgatttttctctctcgctcgcacCCCTTTATATCTTCCAACCCTTCTTAGCTGTTCCGACATCGAAGACTGACGAACGCTAACTCGAAGAGGCTTCTGACGTCTATCGTACGATAGACGATATTCTAGTCCCCGAGAGCGAGTCTACTTATCGGTTTTGGATACCACGGATTTTCACGTGAAATTGGGTGAGAGGCTTTGCCTGTTTGACTATCGATAGGGAAAATTGAGATCGCTCGTGAAACGTGAGACACCACGAGTATACACGCGATCTTTCTTATCTATCTTCTTCcatcgatctttttccttttaaagataagtttctctttcttttttactttttcttttttatatttttttttatttttttttgttttttttttttttgttattttgttaGATGAGGATTTTCAAAGAGAGATACCGATTGACGCTTTCATTCTAGTTCAGTGGATCAAGAGGCGAAAGACGTTTGCCTTCTTACCTTTCTCTTAAATATCATAATAACTTTGAGAGTAGTCTCGTCTTGTAAATTACAGGATGTGCGTGATCGAAAGAAACAATTCGACTCGACAAGTCCAATCCACATATCGATGCAATTTTCGAAACGCAATTTCGTTAATCATCCCCTTTCGACGatcgagacgacgacgacgaaggtgAAAAACTCTCGATGAATAGAAAACTCGTTTTCGTAtcaggaatatttttttcttcgtgctGCTTATTATAccatgatctctctctctctttcttccttgaaaaaaaagagaagaactaGAAGACTAAAAAGATTCTGACCTTGGCCCGAAACTCTCGTTCCACGGATATATTTATCCAAGGAAGCGTATCTAATGTTTCGagagaaatgattattaataggTGGACTCTCTTCTTGGACTAGCGTTAATGTTGATTCTTGTCGTACGagttttcgtaatatttacaaaGTATTGACACCGATAGGGATAGAATTAACGAGGTCTTATTAAGAAGGTAAGAAGGTGTACCCTTGTAAATATTAACGATGCAACGAGGCGACTTTTTGTCTACGACTAATTCTGTGCAAAGACCGTTTGGAACGTTCGTTCAAAgtaatcgaattaataaaggaaaaaaagatcgaagcaAGGATGACAAAGCTTTTTCTGTCGCGTTTTGCACGCGGAGCCGAAAAAAATCCTATCGATTTTTTAACTTAAAATAGAATGCAAATGTTATACGTCAGACGGCAAATACGTGTCTATATGAAAACGTATCTTTGGCTGCAGTCGATCTCTTTATTTTGAACGAACCAAGAGGATTAACCAAACAGGATTTTCCGAAGCCCTCGCGTAGTTTGCGCATACCACGTGTTGCAGTCTCGTGCAGCAGGagtattcttctttatctttttcttttttcctcttttttttttcttctttttatcaagaGATATTTCTACTTCGCTGCCACATGGATAGGATAGGGGCGTGCATAAATCGTAAAACTTTTGTACATCAGAATTTGTAACGAAATCGTGATCAGGAGAAAATTCGATTCGCACGAACGATCCATCGAGCCGACGTTGAAAAGAAGTTTCGTAATCGAATTTGATCGTATATCGTACGTGTAGCTGCGATCGGTGGGGACAAAAAGACACGTGCGTAAAACGCGCTACGAAATCCTGTGTGCACGTGCGAGCTGAATTACATACATCCCACGTAGAAAGTAGTCACAGTCTATGATATATTTCTAAGAGaagatttaatatatcaaggtttgaagaagagagagagagagagagagagagagaaaaaaagaaaaaattcgacgaAAGGGAACCGACATTTATtgcttttcataaatatttatgtcgGTTACTTGAGTtagctcgttcgttcgctcgctcgctagctcactctctttcttgaCTTCGgcggttttcttttcttttctctatttctcattttttgtCTCCCTTGCCGTACCAAAACGCAGATTCAGCTCGCTGCACTCGCGGAATCGAGGCCATGACACGCTCCGTTATTTTTCTAGTACCGTtccttacgtatatatatacatagttatgCAGCACGAACGGGATATCGCAGAACGAATAAGATTTTTAAGGAGTCTTATATCGACGTAACGTGAATTTTAATATCGGAGGAACCTCCGTCGTtcggaataatttttttccttcgggCGGGGTAGTTTCGTTAGTTATAACGCGCTTACGACGTTAGCTCGAATTCGATGCGAAATTATTTGCGGGAGCTACTAttctaatcaaatatttttcaacgacAAACACCGTCGACCGCGATAAGCCTCGAAGCTTTGTCTTCGATCGCAGTTAGCATAAAACGTATTCGAGAATGCTTAATACCTCTATTACACGGTCGAACGGAAAATTACAAGCCACGAAACGGCTAAGCGAGCGAATTCTCCTAAGTCGTGCGGGCGTTCTTGAACGATGCTCTTCCTgacttctctcttattctacTTAAAGATACTGCGCAGCAGTAGGTAGGTAAGTACGTATGCGTTCGCATAATCTTGCTTACAGGCAACTCTTTCGCGAGATACTTTCCATATAAACGATACTATCAAACCCGTATCTACGTCAGAAAAGTATCATGACATCCGGAAAGTTCCTTTTAAGAAATCCACGTACTTTAGGGGAGACGTCGAGCGAGATCGTTTCGATTGTATTATCGTTTCGAAATCCCGTAAacgtagatatttattttacgttaaAATCGAAAGATCCGAACGAAGAGGGACTACTACCATACGACGCGAACGCCATTGAGAGCGGTCGCCTCCAAGGCCAACGCTTTCCAAAGGTGGTCCAGTTAGCAGCTTGGTAACAAAGATCTCTCTTATTCGAGAGTACGATAGCTCCTCCGTCTAATTCTCTATCGGAAACAAAACTATTCTACACTTGACCGTTCTTATTCCGTTCGAAAGATATTACATAATACtgtcaaattaaaaatgagaTTCGTTACGAGTATGGAAGCGCGTTCTCTCCTGGCTTTCATATTCATATCGCATTCCGCTTTCACAGAAGAAAACGCGTTCGAACTGACCGCCAAAGAATAAAATGGATGTCCGAGAAGAGCCGTTGGTCGGAAACAGACGAAAAGGAAACAATAGGATTCCAGCAGCGTttcgattagaaattataatacgCTTACGCTTCCGCGGGAGTTCGTGCGTATGTTTGCCCTGTGTAGTTTGCATGtacgtatgcgtgtgtgtgtatgcgtgagGTCGGTCCGACGGCGAACATAATATTTGACCGAGGCAAGCACGCACGACGAGCCGTGTACGAGAAGCgacttcgtttcgtttctacaTCCGGCCGATCAGTGCCTGTCCGACCATCCTTACCGAAGGACGCGCGAGTGAATTTTTACGGTcgtggaaaaaataaaacaaaaaaaaaacgtccgttttctttctcaaaagtTATTCTTAATACTTACTCGCATATATTCTTCGTCTTCTGTTTTGTCGTCTCTGCTTACGCCTCGGTTGCTATCGCA contains:
- the LOC127065066 gene encoding uncharacterized protein LOC127065066; this encodes MDALELQAALVKLDPATTVTPITSNVKLMSHHRIAFAVDVDDDDLTLRNSSEVDEKQSSGGCSSEHQQSSASTTTGTGTTGTRKLQNANCGASLTVTTHQNHQTSQQQMGMSKCNLVEVR